A region of Triplophysa rosa linkage group LG16, Trosa_1v2, whole genome shotgun sequence DNA encodes the following proteins:
- the fam49al gene encoding CYFIP-related Rac1 interactor A isoform X1 produces MGNLLKVLACNDLEHGQIVFLDFEHAQPTEAETAVWNQVSAVLEEAHGILAELQSYNGAGQEIREAIQNPNDLQLQEKAWNAVCPLVAKLKRFYEFSLRLENALRSLLEALTSPPYAPMQHLEREQALAKQFAEILHFTLSFDELKMTNPAIQNDFSYYRRTISRNRLNNQQLEAENEVNNEMANRMSLFYAEATPMLKTLSNATTKFVSENKTLPIEDTTDCLSTMACVCRVMLETPEYRCRFTNTDTMLFCMRVMVGVIILYDHVHPVGAFAKTSKIDMKGCIKVLKEQPSNSVEGLLNALRYTTRHLNDDSTSKQIRALLQ; encoded by the exons ATGCCCAGCCCACAGAGGCAGAGACGGCTGTGTGGAACCAGGTTAGTGCCGTGCTGGAGGAGGCTCATGGCATACTGGCAGAGTTGCAGTCTTATAATGGAGCAGGACAGGAAATAAGAGAG GCTATTCAGAACCCCAATGACCTCCAGCTGCAGGAGAAAGCCTGGAACGCAGTCTGCCCCCTGGTGGCCAAACTGAAGAGATTCTATGAATTTTCTCTCAGGCTAG AGAATGCTCTGCGCAGTCTCCTGGAGGCTCTGACCAGCCCACCGTACGCCCCCATGCAGCATCTGGAGAGAGAGCAGGCCCTGGCCAAACAGTTCGCAGAGATCCTGCACTTCACCCTCAGCTTTGATGAGCTTAAG ATGACAAATCCAGCCATACAGAATGACTTCAGTTACTACAGGAGGACCATCAGTAGGAATCGGCTGAACAACCAGcag TTAGAGGCGGAAAACGAAGTGAACAACGAAATGGCCAATCGGATGTCCCTCTTCTATGCCGAAGCCACACCCATGCTGAAAACCCTGAGCAATGCCACGACTAAGTTTGTGTCAGAG AACAAGACTTTGCCAATCGAAGACACCACAGACTGCCTGAGCACTATGGCCTGCGTGTGCCGTGTCATGCTGGAGACTCC GGAGTACAGGTGCCGtttcacaaacacagacaccATGCTGTTCTGCATGCGCGTGATGGTGGGCGTCATCATCCTTTATGACCACGTTCATCCAGTCGGTGCCTTTGCCAAGACCTCCAAGATTGAT aTGAAGGGCTGTATCAAGGTGTTGAAAGAGCAGCCTTCAAACAGCGTGGAGGGCCTGTTGAATGCATTGAG GTACACGACAAGacatttaaatgatgacagcaccTCTAAACAAATACGAGCCCTGCTTCAATGA
- the fam49al gene encoding CYFIP-related Rac1 interactor A isoform X2, producing the protein MGNLIKVLGKDLENCPHFFLDFENAQPTEAETAVWNQVSAVLEEAHGILAELQSYNGAGQEIREAIQNPNDLQLQEKAWNAVCPLVAKLKRFYEFSLRLENALRSLLEALTSPPYAPMQHLEREQALAKQFAEILHFTLSFDELKMTNPAIQNDFSYYRRTISRNRLNNQQLEAENEVNNEMANRMSLFYAEATPMLKTLSNATTKFVSENKTLPIEDTTDCLSTMACVCRVMLETPEYRCRFTNTDTMLFCMRVMVGVIILYDHVHPVGAFAKTSKIDMKGCIKVLKEQPSNSVEGLLNALRYTTRHLNDDSTSKQIRALLQ; encoded by the exons ATGCCCAGCCCACAGAGGCAGAGACGGCTGTGTGGAACCAGGTTAGTGCCGTGCTGGAGGAGGCTCATGGCATACTGGCAGAGTTGCAGTCTTATAATGGAGCAGGACAGGAAATAAGAGAG GCTATTCAGAACCCCAATGACCTCCAGCTGCAGGAGAAAGCCTGGAACGCAGTCTGCCCCCTGGTGGCCAAACTGAAGAGATTCTATGAATTTTCTCTCAGGCTAG AGAATGCTCTGCGCAGTCTCCTGGAGGCTCTGACCAGCCCACCGTACGCCCCCATGCAGCATCTGGAGAGAGAGCAGGCCCTGGCCAAACAGTTCGCAGAGATCCTGCACTTCACCCTCAGCTTTGATGAGCTTAAG ATGACAAATCCAGCCATACAGAATGACTTCAGTTACTACAGGAGGACCATCAGTAGGAATCGGCTGAACAACCAGcag TTAGAGGCGGAAAACGAAGTGAACAACGAAATGGCCAATCGGATGTCCCTCTTCTATGCCGAAGCCACACCCATGCTGAAAACCCTGAGCAATGCCACGACTAAGTTTGTGTCAGAG AACAAGACTTTGCCAATCGAAGACACCACAGACTGCCTGAGCACTATGGCCTGCGTGTGCCGTGTCATGCTGGAGACTCC GGAGTACAGGTGCCGtttcacaaacacagacaccATGCTGTTCTGCATGCGCGTGATGGTGGGCGTCATCATCCTTTATGACCACGTTCATCCAGTCGGTGCCTTTGCCAAGACCTCCAAGATTGAT aTGAAGGGCTGTATCAAGGTGTTGAAAGAGCAGCCTTCAAACAGCGTGGAGGGCCTGTTGAATGCATTGAG GTACACGACAAGacatttaaatgatgacagcaccTCTAAACAAATACGAGCCCTGCTTCAATGA